In a genomic window of Pseudoglutamicibacter albus:
- a CDS encoding DUF3427 domain-containing protein has protein sequence MSDEFVDPLLVGLREDLVTSDLRRALDATARETQIAKVDKADFPHVAARFVAERLEQELQLISGEEERIEFVNRLLATMSSVSHGEHLEGPKPQQLLSTAKPPHKAPQSPSIPISEVALLTNAQGDPRLGPELKTEMLSADAVDVVMSFVRWSGIRLIAQELQELNRRGVPVRLLTTTYMGATEKRALDYLVNECGAEVRISYDTQTTRLHAKAWVFRRNTGFHTGFHTGYIGSSNLSKAAMVDGLEWNVRVSNIQTPALVEKFEATFESYWQSPIFEPYIPEKDGERLQQALNNGAADKVPDSLLATNLDVRPYPHQAIILDDLQHEREVLNRHRNLVVAATGTGKTVIAALDYRRLCENTKGPRPRFLFVAHRREILEQSLRTFRDVLGDGSFGELLRGNYRPTKWDHVFASIQTLSQETVYTKLDRDHFDVVIIDEFHHSAGATYERVIKHFDGCKEFLGLTATPERMDGQNIAAEYFDGRIASELRLWTALDNDLLVPFHYFGIADGVDLSGAQFSAGGYRVADLDRLYTGNDQRAKKIIQATREIVTDTGNMKALGFCVSVDHATYMAEVFNQAGIASGVVTGKTSREDRDQAIKQLAAGELNCLMAVDVFNEGFDLPAIDTVLMMRPTQSATIFIQQLGRGLRRAQNKSVLTVLDFVGHQHKNFRFDIKLHALTGQDRKQLQRSAEHNFPVLPAGCQIVLDEVTQKEVVANLRSQVTMSTKDFLADVRQMSTAAEVTAGLHLKDYLERSDRDLPSVYKPGATRTYLGDKGPNAWVQYEAWANGRSSFRPSEAESKLLQRANKFVHVDDPVRFEGYLRVLNSGKVTPELLQDPLALMLYYSFWPSGHEKGLAAGMAELLNARFVREELEQIMQFREVVSRAVPRPLSGGLETQPIRSHATYTREELLAGLGVGSLNLEKPGSIREGVKWIPELQTDVLLVTLKKSEADYSPTTMYHDYALTDTLFHWESQSLTREASPTGQRYINHESEGSNVVLFVRKAKNGEMGTEPYTCLGNARYVKHSGERPMQIIWELERPMPASLFEIARAAK, from the coding sequence ATGAGTGATGAGTTTGTGGACCCTCTTTTGGTAGGTCTGCGTGAAGACCTGGTCACTAGTGACCTGCGACGCGCACTGGATGCGACGGCGCGTGAAACTCAGATTGCCAAGGTTGACAAGGCCGATTTCCCGCACGTCGCAGCCCGCTTCGTTGCAGAACGCTTGGAGCAGGAACTCCAGCTAATCAGCGGCGAAGAAGAACGCATCGAATTCGTGAACCGACTTCTGGCCACAATGAGTTCCGTGAGCCACGGCGAGCACCTCGAGGGACCAAAACCCCAGCAACTGTTGAGCACCGCGAAACCACCTCACAAGGCACCGCAGTCACCGTCGATCCCGATCTCCGAGGTCGCGCTACTAACCAACGCACAAGGTGACCCCCGCCTTGGCCCGGAGCTCAAAACCGAAATGCTCAGCGCCGACGCCGTCGATGTGGTGATGTCTTTCGTTCGCTGGTCCGGTATCCGCCTGATCGCGCAGGAACTTCAAGAGCTCAACCGGCGCGGAGTTCCGGTCCGTCTCCTCACCACCACCTATATGGGTGCAACCGAGAAACGCGCCCTGGACTATCTGGTGAATGAGTGCGGCGCCGAAGTCCGCATCAGTTACGACACCCAAACCACCCGGCTGCACGCCAAAGCATGGGTCTTCCGCCGCAACACCGGCTTTCACACCGGCTTTCACACCGGCTACATCGGCAGCTCCAACCTCAGCAAAGCGGCGATGGTGGACGGGCTCGAATGGAACGTGCGGGTCTCCAACATCCAGACCCCAGCGTTGGTTGAAAAGTTCGAGGCCACGTTCGAAAGCTACTGGCAGTCGCCGATCTTCGAACCCTACATCCCTGAAAAGGATGGGGAACGACTCCAGCAAGCACTCAACAACGGCGCCGCGGACAAGGTTCCGGACTCGCTGTTGGCCACGAACCTGGATGTTCGCCCGTATCCGCACCAGGCGATCATCCTGGACGATCTCCAACACGAACGCGAAGTCCTCAACCGTCACCGCAACCTTGTGGTTGCGGCCACCGGTACCGGTAAGACCGTGATCGCCGCGCTGGACTATCGCCGCCTATGCGAAAACACCAAGGGCCCGCGTCCGCGGTTCCTGTTCGTGGCGCATCGTCGTGAAATCCTGGAGCAATCCCTGCGAACCTTCCGAGACGTGCTGGGTGACGGCTCTTTCGGCGAGCTGTTGCGCGGGAACTACCGGCCTACCAAGTGGGACCATGTGTTCGCGTCCATCCAGACGCTGTCTCAGGAAACGGTCTACACCAAGCTGGACCGTGATCACTTCGATGTGGTGATCATCGACGAATTCCACCACAGCGCAGGCGCTACGTACGAACGCGTCATCAAGCATTTCGATGGGTGCAAAGAGTTCCTGGGGCTGACCGCAACCCCTGAGCGGATGGACGGCCAGAACATCGCGGCCGAATACTTTGACGGCCGGATCGCGAGCGAACTCCGGCTCTGGACGGCTTTGGACAACGACCTTCTGGTTCCTTTCCACTACTTCGGCATCGCCGATGGTGTGGACTTGTCCGGTGCCCAGTTCAGCGCCGGCGGCTACAGGGTTGCAGACCTGGACCGTCTCTATACCGGCAACGATCAGCGCGCTAAGAAAATCATCCAAGCCACCCGCGAGATCGTGACCGACACCGGCAACATGAAAGCCCTCGGCTTCTGCGTCTCCGTTGACCACGCCACCTACATGGCCGAGGTTTTCAACCAGGCCGGCATCGCATCCGGCGTTGTCACGGGCAAGACCTCTCGCGAGGACCGCGACCAAGCGATCAAACAGCTTGCCGCAGGCGAGCTCAACTGCCTCATGGCGGTCGATGTTTTCAACGAGGGCTTCGACCTGCCCGCCATTGACACGGTGCTGATGATGCGGCCCACCCAGTCCGCGACCATCTTCATACAGCAACTGGGCCGAGGCCTGCGCCGAGCGCAAAACAAGAGCGTCCTGACGGTCCTGGATTTTGTGGGGCACCAGCACAAGAATTTCCGTTTCGACATCAAGCTGCACGCACTCACCGGTCAGGACCGGAAGCAGTTGCAGCGTTCTGCGGAACATAATTTCCCGGTGCTGCCGGCGGGATGTCAGATTGTGCTCGATGAGGTCACGCAGAAGGAAGTTGTGGCTAACCTTCGGAGCCAGGTGACGATGAGCACCAAGGACTTCCTGGCGGATGTGCGCCAGATGAGCACGGCGGCTGAGGTTACGGCCGGGTTGCACCTCAAGGACTATTTGGAGCGGTCTGATCGTGACCTGCCGTCGGTATATAAACCGGGCGCGACCCGAACATATCTCGGCGATAAAGGCCCGAACGCTTGGGTTCAATACGAGGCGTGGGCGAATGGGCGGAGCTCGTTCCGTCCGAGCGAAGCCGAAAGCAAGCTGCTGCAGCGAGCCAACAAGTTTGTGCACGTGGACGACCCGGTCCGTTTTGAGGGATATCTGCGAGTATTGAACAGCGGCAAGGTCACGCCTGAGTTGCTGCAGGATCCGCTGGCGTTGATGCTGTATTACTCGTTCTGGCCGTCTGGCCATGAGAAGGGGCTAGCCGCCGGGATGGCGGAGCTTCTGAACGCTCGATTTGTGCGGGAAGAGCTGGAACAAATCATGCAGTTCCGGGAAGTGGTTTCGAGGGCCGTCCCGCGGCCACTATCCGGCGGTCTTGAGACCCAACCCATCCGAAGCCACGCGACATATACGCGTGAGGAGCTGCTCGCGGGCCTGGGCGTGGGCTCGCTGAACTTGGAGAAGCCCGGCAGTATCCGCGAAGGCGTGAAGTGGATTCCGGAACTGCAGACGGATGTGTTGCTGGTGACGCTGAAGAAATCGGAGGCCGACTATTCACCGACCACGATGTATCACGACTACGCGTTGACGGACACGCTGTTCCACTGGGAATCGCAAAGCCTCACTCGGGAAGCATCGCCTACCGGGCAGCGGTACATCAACCACGAATCGGAAGGCTCCAACGTGGTGCTGTTTGTGCGTAAGGCGAAGAACGGTGAGATGGGAACGGAGCCGTACACGTGCCTCGGTAACGCCCGCTATGTGAAGCATTCAGGGGAGAGGCCGATGCAGATCATTTGGGAACTTGAACGCCCGATGCCAGCCAGCTTGTTCGAAATCGCACGCGCAGCAAAATAG
- a CDS encoding class I adenylate-forming enzyme family protein: MPITRSIHATAAKHPERPAIITSNRSLTYRDLVDESPRIIAAVRQLHEGVRLTGRNASAARPVTAVCTASAFEAARIMAALAGSDHVFAAIDPRWPAEHQRNIVLAAGIGVVIVDDSESAATLRQALGEGSGEDWGGVICTLTEFRNLEHAVANDGGDAGDGADSVAEVAENRPDTSRPDGAADRPDSEPFLMLFSSGTTAAPKAFLKTRGQYRANLAVSKRHLGLGPGVVTFAPGPFAYSLTLYAAVETLATGGTIHLASNTDTLTLAGLGERVARENITRIVTVPAMLRGIITQATRTPEQFADLDLIVVGGADLPENLRNELAAVLPHTELISYYGAAEIGFIGQGIPDHPGWHEVYDGVEVQIRSEDGEPMPDGELGTIWVRAASCSDGYVVGGGPMDGGGAGSDNADGSASRLLDEHGWASVGDQGRVRIVDGRQQVQVVGRAGDTINTGGHKVALPEVTRAYAGLTVDGQAFEAVAVGLPDATLGTVLALAVEDSGLGTGGGGARVNPRLTKAALREWGRARLAPQFVPAQYYVVSRIPRTVGGKVKTAELAELLRSGATARTSSEGVQRL; this comes from the coding sequence GTGCCCATCACCCGCTCCATCCACGCGACCGCCGCCAAGCATCCCGAACGGCCCGCCATCATCACCAGCAACCGTTCCCTCACCTACCGCGACCTCGTGGACGAAAGCCCCCGCATCATCGCCGCCGTACGGCAACTACACGAAGGCGTGCGGTTGACGGGAAGGAACGCGTCAGCGGCGCGGCCGGTGACCGCGGTATGCACCGCATCGGCGTTTGAAGCGGCACGGATCATGGCGGCGCTCGCCGGTTCCGATCATGTTTTCGCAGCGATCGACCCGCGATGGCCGGCCGAGCATCAACGCAACATCGTCCTCGCGGCAGGCATCGGTGTGGTGATCGTCGATGACTCCGAATCCGCCGCAACCCTCCGGCAGGCCCTGGGTGAGGGGAGCGGCGAGGACTGGGGAGGGGTCATCTGCACACTAACGGAGTTCCGCAACCTCGAACACGCGGTCGCTAATGATGGCGGCGACGCAGGGGATGGTGCTGACAGCGTTGCCGAAGTTGCGGAGAACCGCCCCGACACCTCCCGCCCTGATGGTGCGGCGGACCGTCCTGATTCTGAGCCGTTCCTGATGCTGTTCTCCTCCGGGACCACCGCCGCGCCGAAAGCGTTCCTCAAGACCCGTGGGCAATACCGGGCGAACCTCGCCGTCTCCAAGCGGCACCTCGGGCTGGGGCCTGGCGTGGTCACGTTCGCTCCGGGGCCGTTCGCGTACTCGCTCACCCTCTACGCCGCGGTCGAAACACTCGCAACCGGCGGCACCATCCACCTCGCAAGCAACACTGACACTCTCACGTTGGCCGGCCTGGGGGAGCGAGTCGCGCGCGAAAACATCACCCGCATCGTGACCGTTCCCGCGATGCTGCGCGGCATCATCACCCAAGCCACCCGCACGCCTGAACAGTTTGCAGACCTGGACCTCATCGTCGTGGGCGGCGCCGACCTCCCCGAAAACCTCCGCAACGAGCTCGCCGCCGTGCTCCCTCACACCGAACTCATCAGCTACTACGGGGCCGCGGAAATCGGGTTCATCGGCCAAGGAATCCCCGACCACCCCGGCTGGCACGAGGTCTACGACGGGGTGGAGGTCCAGATCCGCAGCGAGGACGGGGAGCCCATGCCCGATGGTGAACTGGGCACAATCTGGGTGCGGGCCGCATCGTGCTCGGACGGGTATGTGGTCGGCGGCGGCCCTATGGATGGCGGCGGTGCTGGCAGTGACAATGCTGACGGTTCTGCCAGCCGCCTGCTGGATGAGCACGGATGGGCGAGCGTCGGCGACCAAGGCCGCGTCCGCATCGTGGACGGTCGACAGCAGGTCCAGGTTGTCGGCCGGGCCGGAGACACCATCAACACTGGCGGCCACAAAGTCGCACTCCCGGAAGTGACTCGCGCCTACGCCGGCCTCACCGTGGATGGACAGGCGTTCGAGGCTGTTGCGGTGGGGCTGCCGGATGCGACGCTTGGGACGGTGCTCGCGCTCGCCGTCGAAGACTCCGGACTGGGGACCGGGGGCGGTGGCGCCCGCGTCAACCCCCGCCTGACCAAGGCCGCGCTGCGTGAGTGGGGTCGCGCGCGGTTGGCGCCGCAATTCGTTCCAGCACAGTATTACGTGGTGTCGCGGATACCGCGAACCGTGGGCGGCAAGGTCAAGACCGCTGAACTCGCCGAACTGCTCCGCTCCGGCGCGACAGCCCGAACAAGCAGCGAAGGAGTGCAACGCTTGTGA
- a CDS encoding beta-ketoacyl-[acyl-carrier-protein] synthase family protein, with protein sequence MTHERVTITGLGAITPSGLTVSEMWDAVANGRSGIRVLEGDEFETQHARELGVRIGGQVRGFNPEDYVPRPLSRRLDDMHVWAIAAADQALAQASGGPAATTAAVAETTGVAPGAALPWDPARVMVVVGTGSGPLRPHHQGAVGFEHKGQRGVPLTLTMHGAPDAPAALISQRYGVTGPARAVSATCASGAVALGETMRTLRHGYADAAIVVGVEDCVNPINVSSNANVRALAAGYEAHPEQASRPFDSGRTGFVVSAGAAAMVLEREAVARSRGANVLAELAGYGASSDAHHATAPLSDGRGAAAAMRAALADAGVTAEQFATGAPDGGPLGHVNAHGTGTVAGDAAEAAALTTVFGSTTATGASCQLPITATKSSTGHLLGAAGVLEAVISVCSLREGIIPPTINLDDPAFPELAIVREPRRMPPENNTMVLSNSFGFGGHNASIVIAAR encoded by the coding sequence GTGACGCACGAACGAGTCACCATCACCGGCCTCGGCGCCATCACCCCGAGCGGGCTGACCGTCTCCGAAATGTGGGACGCCGTCGCCAACGGCCGTAGCGGCATCCGCGTCCTGGAAGGCGACGAATTCGAAACCCAGCACGCCCGCGAACTTGGGGTGCGCATCGGCGGTCAGGTCCGCGGTTTCAATCCCGAAGACTACGTACCGCGCCCGCTCTCTCGCCGTCTCGACGACATGCACGTGTGGGCCATCGCCGCCGCCGACCAAGCCCTCGCCCAAGCCAGTGGTGGCCCCGCCGCAACAACTGCCGCTGTAGCCGAAACAACAGGCGTCGCACCCGGTGCAGCGTTGCCGTGGGATCCGGCGCGGGTCATGGTCGTGGTGGGTACGGGGTCGGGGCCGTTGCGCCCGCATCATCAAGGGGCAGTCGGGTTCGAACATAAGGGACAACGCGGTGTCCCGTTGACCCTCACGATGCACGGCGCTCCCGACGCTCCCGCCGCGCTCATCAGTCAGCGGTACGGGGTCACGGGGCCGGCCCGCGCGGTGTCGGCTACGTGCGCTTCCGGTGCTGTTGCGCTCGGGGAGACGATGCGCACGCTACGCCACGGATATGCCGATGCAGCGATCGTGGTCGGTGTCGAGGACTGCGTAAACCCGATCAACGTGTCCTCCAACGCGAACGTACGCGCACTCGCCGCAGGCTACGAGGCCCACCCGGAGCAAGCATCACGGCCCTTCGACAGCGGTCGAACAGGGTTCGTGGTCTCCGCCGGAGCCGCCGCGATGGTTCTGGAACGGGAAGCCGTTGCGCGTAGCCGCGGCGCGAATGTACTCGCGGAGCTCGCGGGTTATGGTGCATCCTCGGACGCCCATCACGCCACGGCCCCTCTGTCCGATGGTCGCGGTGCCGCCGCCGCGATGCGCGCGGCCCTCGCTGACGCCGGGGTCACGGCGGAACAGTTCGCCACGGGTGCTCCCGACGGTGGACCGCTCGGGCACGTGAACGCGCACGGAACCGGGACGGTGGCCGGAGACGCCGCAGAGGCCGCTGCGCTCACAACCGTGTTCGGTAGTACCACCGCAACTGGCGCCTCATGCCAGCTCCCGATCACCGCCACCAAGTCTTCGACCGGCCACCTGCTGGGTGCCGCGGGAGTCCTCGAAGCGGTGATCAGTGTGTGTTCGCTGCGGGAGGGGATCATCCCGCCAACCATCAACCTCGACGATCCAGCGTTCCCGGAGCTCGCCATCGTGCGCGAACCGCGCCGGATGCCGCCGGAGAACAACACGATGGTGTTATCCAATTCGTTCGGGTTCGGCGGGCATAACGCGTCGATCGTTATCGCCGCGAGGTAG
- a CDS encoding DUF2268 domain-containing protein, whose amino-acid sequence MNSTHITMVESGVEMRALLDCSREQRNDALRRLWQPVAGMYSFGPSEPDLVAVHAQNFGFDPAAPKQRMLDALDSLEKADAWDRIKQALIQGATDLATAIPGLEIPDITVLLLLGDPTNRHFMEELQGLSAFGGISGYIAITIWPTDVILNRLEAIALHELHHNLRYSSGGIVWNPMTVTVGEHVVAEGLADLFAVRYCGLRGYTHFVSEQTRESDDVLRRVCEGLNNTGMQNFAGWVLGDASARLFGSSPVGLPTGAGYAAGTRIVQEYLDATGRTATECLRTPAEEILNVALPRLGLNTRP is encoded by the coding sequence ATGAATAGCACACACATCACGATGGTCGAAAGCGGCGTCGAAATGCGCGCTCTACTGGATTGTTCACGGGAGCAACGGAACGATGCTCTCCGCCGGTTGTGGCAACCTGTGGCAGGCATGTACTCTTTCGGCCCTAGCGAGCCTGACCTCGTAGCAGTTCACGCTCAGAACTTCGGCTTCGACCCAGCGGCCCCAAAACAGCGGATGCTCGATGCGCTAGATAGCTTGGAAAAGGCCGATGCATGGGACCGCATCAAGCAAGCACTGATTCAGGGTGCAACAGATTTAGCTACCGCAATCCCCGGCCTTGAGATACCGGACATCACTGTGTTGTTGCTGTTGGGAGACCCGACCAACCGGCACTTTATGGAGGAATTGCAAGGGCTTTCAGCCTTCGGCGGTATCAGCGGCTACATCGCAATCACCATCTGGCCCACCGATGTGATCCTCAACCGGCTTGAAGCTATTGCGTTACACGAGTTACATCACAACCTCCGCTATTCATCCGGCGGGATTGTATGGAATCCGATGACCGTGACTGTTGGAGAGCACGTCGTGGCTGAAGGTCTGGCCGACCTTTTCGCTGTCCGCTACTGCGGCCTGCGAGGCTACACCCACTTTGTTTCTGAACAGACACGAGAAAGCGATGACGTACTTCGCCGCGTCTGCGAAGGCCTCAACAACACTGGTATGCAGAACTTTGCGGGCTGGGTGCTTGGCGACGCGAGTGCCCGACTCTTTGGGTCATCGCCCGTCGGCCTGCCTACCGGCGCCGGTTACGCCGCTGGAACGCGCATCGTACAGGAGTACCTCGATGCGACCGGCCGTACTGCAACGGAATGCCTTAGAACTCCTGCCGAGGAGATTCTGAACGTCGCCCTGCCTCGACTGGGGCTCAACACCAGGCCCTGA
- a CDS encoding MerR family transcriptional regulator has product MNSHEDHYSVGEVARQFKITVRTLHHWEDLGLVRPSERTCSNYRLYTRADLDTIQQIMIYRATGMKLATIKDVLAAGTEHIAHLRRQREILTSQIQQTQEMLSVIDKLIAKETATKKPTLSEIGEILGEARFVEYRSQAEDAYGDTDDWSISQQRTAEWSHADWAACNDRFNSVEEQCAEAVRNNVSASSDEAAMLVQKHREALGEFFPVTPAKHYLISRSYITVKSFTNHYDARQPGLARWLADAIEAVAVTSGVNINNPEWA; this is encoded by the coding sequence ATGAACAGCCATGAAGATCATTACTCCGTCGGGGAGGTTGCCCGGCAGTTCAAAATAACGGTGCGTACGTTGCACCACTGGGAAGACCTCGGTCTTGTCCGCCCTTCCGAGCGCACCTGCTCAAACTACAGGCTCTATACGCGCGCTGACCTGGATACAATCCAGCAGATCATGATCTATCGGGCCACCGGCATGAAGCTTGCAACCATCAAGGACGTACTTGCGGCGGGCACAGAACACATCGCACATCTGCGGAGGCAACGAGAAATTCTCACGTCTCAAATCCAGCAGACTCAAGAAATGCTCAGCGTGATCGACAAGCTGATAGCCAAGGAAACAGCCACGAAGAAACCAACGTTGAGCGAAATCGGAGAAATTCTAGGCGAAGCCCGCTTCGTTGAATATCGTTCACAAGCTGAAGACGCTTATGGCGACACTGACGATTGGAGCATAAGTCAACAACGAACCGCCGAGTGGAGTCATGCTGATTGGGCCGCGTGTAACGATAGGTTCAACAGCGTTGAAGAACAGTGCGCCGAAGCCGTGCGCAATAACGTTTCCGCCTCCAGCGATGAGGCAGCAATGCTAGTCCAGAAGCACCGCGAAGCACTTGGTGAGTTTTTCCCTGTCACGCCGGCCAAGCATTATTTGATCTCACGTAGCTACATCACCGTCAAGAGTTTCACCAACCACTACGACGCCAGGCAACCCGGCCTTGCCCGGTGGCTTGCCGATGCAATTGAAGCTGTCGCAGTAACCAGCGGAGTGAATATCAACAACCCTGAGTGGGCATAA
- a CDS encoding DUF6318 family protein — translation MRRTTAALTVLLLSVGLASCSQDQGQNDGQQQGQNLSERLMPQQSQDQQQSQQPGQQSAPSQQAPAPSPSEQQNQPGAGGLKPDLSEPTPPSGPYEKATVQHPARNVPIPQLDPNINNDKAGVKEVVRYFMASQEYIRQTGNARPLTQVAPTSCAGCWVYASSANYLTYSKGSWYVGKGIEYKERTLQVKPHPDRPGQVVATFDFFENEVTLVENGKPQVVASPNTFRSTMVLEYDFSLDKWIIRELENRPR, via the coding sequence ATGCGTCGCACCACAGCTGCTCTCACCGTCCTGCTCTTAAGCGTTGGCTTGGCCAGTTGCTCCCAGGATCAGGGCCAGAACGATGGGCAACAACAGGGGCAGAATCTGAGCGAACGGCTGATGCCGCAGCAGTCGCAAGACCAACAGCAGTCGCAACAGCCGGGGCAACAATCGGCACCGAGCCAGCAGGCGCCTGCACCGAGCCCTTCCGAGCAGCAGAATCAGCCAGGTGCTGGCGGCCTGAAACCTGACCTTTCGGAGCCGACACCGCCATCGGGCCCTTATGAAAAAGCTACGGTTCAGCATCCCGCGCGGAATGTGCCGATCCCTCAATTGGACCCGAACATTAATAACGATAAAGCCGGGGTCAAGGAGGTCGTGAGGTACTTCATGGCTTCCCAGGAGTACATCCGGCAGACCGGTAACGCGAGGCCGCTAACTCAAGTGGCGCCGACGAGCTGCGCGGGATGCTGGGTGTATGCCAGCAGTGCGAACTATCTGACCTATTCGAAGGGCAGCTGGTATGTCGGTAAGGGCATCGAATATAAGGAAAGGACGTTACAGGTAAAGCCGCACCCCGACCGGCCGGGCCAGGTTGTCGCGACGTTCGATTTCTTTGAGAACGAGGTCACCCTCGTTGAGAACGGCAAACCGCAAGTGGTGGCGAGCCCGAACACGTTCCGCTCCACCATGGTCCTGGAATACGACTTTTCTCTGGACAAATGGATTATTCGCGAGCTGGAGAACAGGCCGCGGTGA
- a CDS encoding ABC transporter permease — MPESTATATPRATNAAPRTTVAMPRSAGALTAYLTLLRWQLAQLGPMVPLIAVIQVLLAGGIVVGFGFLLNEGDTASITFLSTGTPTVLLLTLGLVIVPQGVAAARANGTLTYLRAQPVPRPVLFLADLTLWVLMALPSVVVAGLAAWWRFDVEFSLDWPLLITGVLLVTVMATAVGYAIAVTLPAMLAQVVSQVMVFFVLMFSPVTFPAERLPDWYARVHELLPVMPAGDVIRAGLVSDTYSVEGQALLVLAAWTVAGLGLTLLALTRRK; from the coding sequence TTGCCTGAATCCACCGCCACCGCAACGCCCCGCGCCACCAACGCCGCGCCGCGAACCACCGTCGCCATGCCCCGATCGGCGGGGGCGCTGACCGCTTACCTCACCCTCCTGCGATGGCAACTGGCCCAGCTGGGGCCGATGGTCCCGCTGATCGCCGTAATCCAGGTGCTGCTGGCGGGCGGCATCGTCGTCGGCTTCGGGTTCCTGCTCAACGAGGGTGACACGGCCTCCATCACTTTCCTGTCCACCGGCACTCCGACCGTGCTGTTGCTCACCCTGGGGCTGGTGATCGTGCCGCAAGGCGTGGCCGCCGCCCGCGCCAACGGAACCCTGACGTATCTGCGTGCCCAGCCGGTACCGCGGCCGGTGCTGTTCTTAGCCGACCTCACCCTCTGGGTGCTTATGGCCCTGCCCAGCGTGGTGGTCGCCGGACTGGCAGCATGGTGGCGGTTCGATGTGGAGTTCTCCTTGGACTGGCCGTTGCTGATTACCGGAGTGCTCCTGGTGACCGTGATGGCCACCGCTGTGGGTTACGCGATTGCTGTGACCCTGCCGGCGATGCTGGCGCAGGTCGTCAGCCAGGTGATGGTGTTCTTCGTACTCATGTTCTCCCCGGTGACCTTCCCTGCGGAACGGCTGCCCGACTGGTACGCCCGAGTGCATGAGCTACTGCCGGTCATGCCCGCCGGGGACGTGATCCGCGCCGGTCTGGTCTCCGACACCTACTCCGTCGAGGGACAGGCTCTGCTGGTGCTGGCGGCCTGGACCGTGGCGGGCCTCGGGCTGACACTACTCGCCCTGACGCGCAGGAAGTAA
- a CDS encoding ABC transporter ATP-binding protein, translated as MILDIHQLTRRFGNVTANDSVSLQVRAGQLSGLLGHNGAGKTTLVSQIVGLLRPDSGSLHVAGIDATRRPALARRAVALQTQSTASLDGLTPRLAITLAARLRGLSARDSRAASARLLDELDLGPWADRAARPEGGGLSGGVRRLTTLAMALAAPVPLLVLDEPTNDVDAARRRLLWSALRRRADDDGTAVLVVTHNVNEAESVVDELTVLDRGRVVASGSPAQLRARALGEKAEADAEGAGRSNDTLRLTLRLPGEPEPAPTDAAAEPRQEERRREEPHREALGLHLPEQLEVRGSVVVGRRVILTLPASRAGEAVAWSTGQRAAGVIEDYTLGPASLEDAYLALTAPKEETLA; from the coding sequence ATGATCCTAGACATCCACCAGCTCACCCGACGGTTCGGCAACGTCACCGCCAACGATTCCGTCTCCCTACAAGTCAGAGCCGGTCAGCTATCCGGCCTTCTCGGCCACAACGGGGCAGGCAAAACTACGCTCGTCTCTCAGATCGTCGGACTGCTCCGCCCGGACTCCGGCTCCCTGCATGTGGCCGGCATAGACGCCACTCGCCGCCCCGCGTTGGCCCGCCGCGCGGTGGCCTTGCAGACCCAGTCCACCGCTTCTCTCGACGGCCTCACCCCGCGCCTGGCCATCACCTTGGCCGCCCGGCTACGCGGCTTGTCAGCCCGGGACTCCCGCGCCGCTTCCGCACGCCTACTCGATGAGCTAGACCTCGGCCCTTGGGCTGACCGCGCCGCCCGCCCCGAAGGTGGCGGCCTCTCCGGTGGCGTGCGCCGACTCACCACCCTGGCCATGGCCCTGGCCGCTCCAGTGCCTCTACTGGTGCTGGATGAACCCACGAATGATGTGGATGCGGCACGCCGTCGCCTGCTCTGGTCCGCGCTACGGCGCCGCGCCGACGACGACGGAACCGCCGTCTTGGTGGTCACCCACAACGTCAACGAGGCCGAGTCCGTGGTGGATGAACTCACCGTCTTGGACCGTGGCCGCGTGGTGGCCTCCGGAAGCCCCGCCCAGCTGCGGGCCCGGGCACTCGGCGAAAAAGCTGAGGCCGATGCGGAGGGTGCCGGCCGCTCCAACGACACACTACGGCTCACCCTCCGCCTGCCCGGCGAACCTGAACCCGCCCCCACAGACGCGGCCGCTGAGCCCCGCCAGGAGGAGCGCCGCAGGGAGGAACCCCACCGAGAGGCACTGGGGCTGCACCTTCCGGAACAGCTCGAGGTGCGGGGCAGCGTCGTCGTCGGCCGCCGCGTAATACTCACCCTGCCCGCGAGCCGGGCAGGCGAGGCCGTCGCCTGGTCTACCGGTCAACGTGCCGCCGGGGTCATCGAGGACTACACCCTTGGCCCGGCCAGCCTCGAGGACGCCTACCTCGCACTCACCGCACCGAAGGAGGAGACCCTTGCCTGA